A region of Ochotona princeps isolate mOchPri1 chromosome 9, mOchPri1.hap1, whole genome shotgun sequence DNA encodes the following proteins:
- the XKR9 gene encoding XK-related protein 9, whose amino-acid sequence MKYTKCNFMMSVLGIVIYMTDLIVDIWVSVKFFREGQYIFGVLTLSSMLFGTFVVQCFSYSWFKDDLKQAGQETQNCFLLLHCLQGGVLTRYWFALKNGYHIAFKYSNKANNAMEEQIDPLKEVIDRVTDLSMLRLFETYLEGCPQLVLQLYIFLEHDQANFSQYLSIMVSCCAVSWSTVDYQIALRKSLPDKNLLKGNCAKATYLFYKLFTLLSWMLSVVLLLFLNVKIALFLLLLLWLLGVMWAFKQQTQFCTSLSMEFLYRIVVGFILTATFFNIKGQNTKCPMSCYYSVRVLTTLGILIVFWVYPLHGFSSEYFIPISITIILSLLLGITCLIVYYGIFHPNRVEETQFDEIDGKSIQRYCRMRYFLME is encoded by the exons ATGAAATATACTAAATGCAATTTTATGATGTCAGTTCTTGGCATTGTAATATATATGACTGACTTAATTGTGGACATCTGGGTATCTGTTAAATTTTTCCGTGAAGGACAATATATTTTTGGTGTTTTAACATTAAGTTCCATGCTTTTTGGAACATTTGTGGTCCAGTGCTTTAGTTATTCTTGGTTCAAAGATGATTTAAAGCAAGCAGGCCAAGAAACTCAGAATTGTTTTCTTCTACTTCATTGCTTGCAAGGGGGAGTCCTTACAAG GTATTGGTTTGCTTTGAAGAATGGTTACCACATAGCTTTCAAATATAGCAACAAAGCTAATAATGCCATGGAAGAACAAATTGATCCACTTAAAGAAGTTATAGACAGAGTGACAGATTTGAGCATGCTTAGGCTGTTTGAGACCTACCTGGAAGGCTGCCCTCAACTTGTTCTTCAGCTCTACATCTTTCTAGAACATGATCAAGCAAACTTCAGTCAGt attTGTCCATCATGGTCTCTTGCTGTGCTGTGTCTTGGTCAACTGTTGATTATCAAATAGCTTTAAGAAAGTCCTTGCCTGATAAAAATCTGCTTAAGGGAAACTGTGCCAAAGCCACATATCTCTTTTACAAGTTATTTACATTGTTATCATGGATGCTTAGTGTTGTACTTCTTCTATTCTTAAATgttaaaattgctttatttttattgctgcttCTCTGGCTTTTAGGTGTAATGTGGGCATTTAAGCAGCAAACTCAGTTTTGTACTTCTTTAAGTATGGAATTCTTATATAGGATTGTTGTTGGATTCATTCTTACTGctacattttttaatattaagGGACAGAATACCAAATGTCCAATGTCCTGTTATTATAGTGTAAGGGTACTGACCACCTTGGGGATACTGATTGTGTTCTGGGTTTATCCACTCCATGGTTTTAGTTCAGAGTATTTTATACCTATTAGTATCACCATAATTCTTTCTCTACTCCTTGGAATTACCTGTCTTATTGTTTATTATGGGATTTTTCACCCAAACAGAGTTGAAGAAACACAATTTGATGAAATTGATGGAAAATCAATTCAAAGATATTGTAGAATGAGGTATTTCCTGATGGAATAA